A region from the Arachis ipaensis cultivar K30076 chromosome B01, Araip1.1, whole genome shotgun sequence genome encodes:
- the LOC107617899 gene encoding plastidic glucose transporter 4-like isoform X1, with product MYWDFCNISSRFASCKKSYMTMFGILVMHDLTAASQGSSEPEAKWFDLFSSRYRKVVSVGAALFLFQQFAASMEDLEPLRLFQYTIWIFIRCNPEAYRSA from the exons ATGTATTGGGATTTTTGCAACATTAGTAGCCGGTTTGCCTCTTGCAAGAAATCCTATATG ACAATGTTTGGAATTTTGGTTATGCATGACTTAACAGCAGCAAGTCAAGGTTCTTCTGAACCTGAAGCAAAATGGTTTGATCTTTTTAGTAGCCGGTATCGAAAAG TTGTCAGTGTTGGAGCAGCACTTTTCTTGTTCCAGCAGTTTGCCGCATCAATGGAAGATTTGGAACCCTTACGGCTGTTCCAATACACCATATG GATATTTATTCGTTGCAATCCTGAGGCTTATAGATCGGCCTGA
- the LOC107617899 gene encoding plastidic glucose transporter 4-like isoform X2, translating to MYWDFCNISSRFASCKKSYMTMFGILVMHDLTAASQGSSEPEAKWFDLFSSRYRKVVSVGAALFLFQQFAASMEDLEPLRLFQYTIWSHG from the exons ATGTATTGGGATTTTTGCAACATTAGTAGCCGGTTTGCCTCTTGCAAGAAATCCTATATG ACAATGTTTGGAATTTTGGTTATGCATGACTTAACAGCAGCAAGTCAAGGTTCTTCTGAACCTGAAGCAAAATGGTTTGATCTTTTTAGTAGCCGGTATCGAAAAG TTGTCAGTGTTGGAGCAGCACTTTTCTTGTTCCAGCAGTTTGCCGCATCAATGGAAGATTTGGAACCCTTACGGCTGTTCCAATACACCATATG GAGTCATGGATGA
- the LOC107617899 gene encoding plastidic glucose transporter 4-like isoform X3 gives MYWDFCNISSRFASCKKSYMTMFGILVMHDLTAASQGSSEPEAKWFDLFSSRYRKVVSVGAALFLFQQFAASMEDLEPLRLFQYTI, from the exons ATGTATTGGGATTTTTGCAACATTAGTAGCCGGTTTGCCTCTTGCAAGAAATCCTATATG ACAATGTTTGGAATTTTGGTTATGCATGACTTAACAGCAGCAAGTCAAGGTTCTTCTGAACCTGAAGCAAAATGGTTTGATCTTTTTAGTAGCCGGTATCGAAAAG TTGTCAGTGTTGGAGCAGCACTTTTCTTGTTCCAGCAGTTTGCCGCATCAATGGAAGATTTGGAACCCTTACGGCTGTTCCAATACACCATATG A
- the LOC107617899 gene encoding plastidic glucose transporter 4-like isoform X4 — protein MYWDFCNISSRFASCKKSYMTMFGILVMHDLTAASQGSSEPEAKWFDLFSSRYRKVVSVGAALFLFQQFAASMEDLEPLRLFQYTI, from the exons ATGTATTGGGATTTTTGCAACATTAGTAGCCGGTTTGCCTCTTGCAAGAAATCCTATATG ACAATGTTTGGAATTTTGGTTATGCATGACTTAACAGCAGCAAGTCAAGGTTCTTCTGAACCTGAAGCAAAATGGTTTGATCTTTTTAGTAGCCGGTATCGAAAAG TTGTCAGTGTTGGAGCAGCACTTTTCTTGTTCCAGCAGTTTGCCGCATCAATGGAAGATTTGGAACCCTTACGGCTGTTCCAATACACCATATG a